From a single Falco peregrinus isolate bFalPer1 chromosome 10, bFalPer1.pri, whole genome shotgun sequence genomic region:
- the ARHGAP29 gene encoding rho GTPase-activating protein 29 isoform X4, giving the protein MGDVDNGSSLGLPVSRRSRSFENLSVESGGSLHERDDIQGHLRAEEVDSMLLRNDSGIESALSYAKAWSKYTKDVVAWVEKKLSLEVECAKNLAKMAETAKAVVGHQDYMPFQSIFINAFQNDIENNQLWQQTAAALQSNKFVQPLLGRKNELDRQRKDIKELWQREQKKMQELEAALRKAKLLYTQRQDEYEKAKSCTARAEEEHLSSSGSFVKDFSKQLEKKRRLEEEALQKVEEANEHYKASMAEVEEKRNDLESFKSDVLTQLRELIYQCDLTLKAATVNLFQLQHAQVVSLPVNCQSLCESAKLYDPGQQYSEFVKSLPKEGVLIESGSFETHSSRVDGVFNKQSTNSVHTSHGNLSQCSGDYPAQTVDDVGSPIYHHSQKIGEKRSSSSTDIQVTRGPPPFRSWSVGNQSGGMCSDSESAGGSSESRSMDSPSASPGDFKRRLPRTPSTGTMSSADDLDEREPPSPSDCGLNDLTSETANSPGPFRNANMSKAAQTHKLRKLRAPSKCRECDSLVVFHGAECEECSLACHKKCLETLAIQCGHKKLHGRLHLFGVEFTQAAKNVPDGIPFIIKKCTSEIESRALNVKGIYRVNGAKSRVEKLCQAFENGKDLVELSELYAHDISNVLKLYLRQLPEPLILFRLYNEFIGLAKESQNVNEELDAKQASPRSKKRQSMCIELNRIIIKIKDLLKQLPVPNYNTLQYLIGHLHRVTEQSDENKMSASNLGIIFGPTLIRPRQTDATVSLSSLVDYPYQARVVELLIMYYEKIFDVSLKPLLSTSQSEEAAITVRAAVSAQEREPQQQRKSFVAVKEGILIAPSESRASETATLVLESNNSKNTKEQVDTSVTEYVSLPLTGTKPEGSGKSNSLIESSATSILDINVSAPKKPGDAASPASERNDSFVSLGEDSCKINLFPAKSNRQITKVPLRVPRTKPATRPVSLPVDRILPPCVLNERNSRNAGAVSPEKLGRSPTIEEVSEVRALPAVNTCCRIPCYDTQMLRKTWDKQYKQYDITSRTAMIVTNVPQENRALESGTASALSSSCSTGNSAANAMLPSKPYSVSVRSGRTATEGNGPDASPLAAFRAPRTLQPPPGTFYKPPSNKSKQNEEGSSAKACAPASASSVLHQDNTVKQARSSAIPSGDTEQNTNEQKTSSEDTHPTDLKPTYQRLRPKRIQELEHREAHFV; this is encoded by the exons TCTTTTGAGAATCTTTCTGTGGAGTCTGGAGGTTCACTGCACGAAAGGGATGATATTCAAG GACATCTTCGAGCAGAGGAGGTTGATAGCATGCTGCTAAGAAATGACAGTGGAATTGAATCAGCTCTGTCCTATGCTAAAGCATGGTCAAAATATACCAAGGATGTAGTCGCATGGGTAGAAAAAAAGCTTAGCTTGG agGTGGAGTGTGCTAAAAACTTAGCAAAAATGGCTGAAACTGCTAAAGCTGTTGTTGGACACCAG GATTATATGCCATTCCAATCAATATTCattaatgcttttcaaaatgataTTGAGAACAATCAACTTTGGcaacaaacagcagctgctctccAGTCTAATAAATTTGTGCAG CCTCTTCTcggaaggaaaaatgaattgGATAGGCAAAGGAAAGATATCAAGGAGCTTTGGCAGcgagaacagaaaaaaatg CAAGAGCTAGAAGCTGctctaagaaaagcaaagttgCTATATACACAGCGTCAAGATGAGTATGAAAAGGCAAAATCCTGCACTGCTCGTGCTGAGGAGGAACATCTTAGCTCGAGTGGAAGCTTTGTGAAAGATTTCAGcaagcaactggaaaaaaaacgAAGGCTAGAGGAGGAAGCTCTTCAAAAA GTTGAAGAGGCCAATGAACACTATAAAGCAAGCATGGCAGAggttgaagaaaaaagaaacgaTTTGGAAAGCTTTAAAAGTGATGTCTTAACACAGCTTCGGGAGCTTATTTACCAGTGTGATCTTACTCTTAAAGCT GCAACAGTTAACCTGTTCCAGCTACAGCACGCTCAGGTTGTATCTCTTCCAGTTAACTGCCAGTCCCTCTGTGAGAGTGCCAAACTCTATGACCCTGGTCAGCAGTATTCAGAGTTTGTGAAAAGCTTACCGAAGGAAGGTGTTCTTATTGAATCAGGTTCTTTTGAAACCCACAGTTCCCGAGTTGATGG gGTTTTTAATAAGCAATCAACCAATAGTGTCCATACGTCACATGGTAACTTATCTCAGTGTTCAGGAGATTATCCtgcacagacagtagatgatGTGGGAAGCCCCATTTATCATCATTCGCAAAAGATTGGAGAGAAGAGgtcttccagcagcacagataTCCAAG tgacACGAGGGCCACCACCATTTAGATCGTGGTCAGTTGGCAACCAGAGTGGAGGAATGTGCAGTGATTCTGAAAGTGCAGGGGGGAGCAGCGAGTCACGGTCCATGGATTCTCCATCTGCTAGCCCAG GGGATTTTAAAAGACGACTCCCCCGAACACCTTCCACTGGTACTATGTCATCTGCAGATGATCTTGATGAAAGAGAGCCACCATCTCCTTCAGACTGCG GTTTAAATGATTTGACATCTGAAACTGCAAATTCTCCAGGACCTTTTAGAAATGCTAATATGTCCAAAGcagcacaaacacacaaactGCGGAAGTTGAGAGCTCCATCTAAATGCAGAGAATGTGACAGCTTAGTGGTATTTCACGGAGCTGAATGTGAGGAG TGTTCGCTTGCATGCCATAAAAAATGTTTAGAGACTTTAGCTATTCAATGTGGGCACAAAAAACTTCATGGAAGGCTTCACTTGTTTGGAGTGGAATTTACCCAAGCTGCTAAAAATGTTCCTGATGGCATTCCTTTCATCATCAAAAAGTGTACATCAGAAATCGAAAGCAGAGCGCTCAATGTCAAG GGTATATATCGTGTGAATGGAGCCAAGTCAAGAGTTGAAAAGCTTTgtcaagcttttgaaaatggaaaggatTTGGTTGAGCTCTCAGAACTCTATGCACATGATATCAGCAATGTTCTCAAGTTGTATCTCCGCCAG cttccGGAACCCTTGATTTTGTTTCGGCTTTACAATGAGTTCATTGGACTTGCAAAAGAAAGCCAGAATGTTAATGAGGAATTGGATGCTAAACAAGCTAGCCCCAGATCAAAGAAAAGACAGTCAATGTGTATTGAACTGAATAGGATcatcattaaaattaaagatCTTCTGAAGCAACTGCCTGTACCAAACTATAACACTCTTCAGTACCTTATTGGACACCTTCACAG GGTTACAGAACAgtctgatgaaaataaaatgtcagcCAGTAACCTTGGCATAATATTTGGCCCAACTCTGATCAGGCCGCGTCAAACAGATGCTACGGTTTCTTTGTCATCACTTGTGGATTACCCTTACCAGGCCCGGGTGGTGGAGCTGCTCATCATGTACTATGAAAAGATATTTGATGTTTCATTGAAACCACTTCTGAGCACATCTCAGTCTGAAGAAGCTGCCATTACAGTCAGAGCTGCTGTATCAGCACAAGAGAGggagccacagcagcagaggaagtcATTTGTTGCTGTGAAGGAA GGTATTCTGATAGCTCCAAGTGAAAGCAGAGCTTCAGAAACAGCTACATTGGTTTTGGAGTCGAACAACAGCAAGAATACAAAAGAACAAGTAGATACATCTGTAACTG AATATGTATCATTGCCACTCACTGGAACTAAACcagaaggctctgggaagagTAATTCTCTGATAGAATCATCAGCTACCAGCATTTTGGATATTAATGTTTCTGCTCCAAAAAAGCCAG GTGATGCTGCGAGTCCAGCTTCAGAGAGAAATGATTCATTTGTTTCTCTAGGTGAAGACAGCTGTAAAATTAACTTATTTCCTGCAAAATCTAACCGTCAGATTACCAAAGTTCCATTGCGGGTTCCAAGGACAAAACCAGCTACTCGCCCTGTGAGCCTACCTGTAGACCGAATACTTCCTCCATGTGTTTTGAATGAAAGAAATTCACGAAATGCAGGAGCAGTAAGTCCAGAGAAGCTTGGCAGGAGCCCTACTATTGAAGAAGTTTCAGAGGTGAGGGCACTCCCTGCTGTTAATACCTGCTGCAGAATTCCTTGTTATGACACCCAGATGCTGCGAAAAACTTGGGACAAGCAATATAAACAGTATGATATCACATCAAGGACAGCAATGATTGTGACTAATGTGCCCCAGGAGAACCGAGCACTTGAGAGTGGAACTGCAAGTGCTTTATCTTCGTCATGCAGCACTGGTAATAGTGCAGCTAATGCCATGCTTCCTAGTAAGCCATATTCTGTTTCTGTCAGGTCAGGAAGGACTGCAACAGAAGGGAATGGTCCTGATGCCAGTCCTCTTGCTGCCTTTAGAGCACCAAGAACATTGCAACCACCCCCAGGGACCTTTTATAAACCACCCTcgaacaaatcaaaacaaaatgaagaggGTTCTTCTGCTAAAGCATGTGCACCAGCCAGTGCTAGCTCTGTGCTTCACCAGGATAATACTGTGAAACAGGCTAGGAGCTCTGCAATTCCATCAGGTGATActgaacaaaacacaaatgaacaaaaaactAGCTCAGAAGACACTCACCCCACAGATCTGAAGCCTACTTACCAGAGACTCAGACCAAAAAGGATCCAGGAACTGGAACACAGGGAAGCTCATTTTGTATAG